A stretch of Pseudomonadota bacterium DNA encodes these proteins:
- a CDS encoding ATP synthase F0 subunit C, translating to MKKITQMLTMLAVSGLATAAMAAEGGGAGYNIGLAYAAAAAIAIAAFGGAFSQSMAIKSALDSIGRNPSAAGKITTPMIIGLAMIESLVIYALVIALMLVLKI from the coding sequence ATGAAAAAGATTACCCAAATGTTAACCATGCTGGCAGTTTCAGGTTTAGCAACTGCGGCAATGGCCGCTGAAGGTGGTGGGGCAGGATACAATATCGGCCTGGCTTATGCCGCGGCTGCTGCCATCGCCATAGCTGCTTTTGGTGGAGCTTTCAGTCAATCAATGGCAATCAAGTCCGCTCTTGATAGTATTGGACGTAATCCCAGCGCTGCCGGTAAAATTACCACACCAATGATTATTGGTCTGGCAATGATTGAATCACTGGTCATTTATGCTCTGGTTATCGCCCTGATGCTGGTTTTGAAGATCTAA